One genomic region from Deltaproteobacteria bacterium encodes:
- a CDS encoding acyl carrier protein, translating into MPWKERSRRCGGGCRMVRNALQPYESYRGAAQAKGAIFRDGGTRAPCLLETRPRGGGDDRRNVPRARQPAVRGRPRRLGWRAEGEAVDASRRCRARMRRSARPRRPGESSPRVNETKGEPMRLASPTHVTRLRRVLDYLARASSVDHASTELVEPHVRCLVADHLGVGPEDLAPEVSLRDDLAADSLDLVELALVLEGEFGITVPEAVLEEVRTYGELVGAVEALVRRREADGAHPNGDLTPVRVRVVPAPGRMTGDLERTDWLTPYTAETIAEDALRSGPGARLEVSVPPDLSDAELAGFRDQLAWLDDRRIQVRVWRDRQLRRQHAA; encoded by the coding sequence ATGCCGTGGAAGGAGCGCAGCCGGAGATGCGGCGGGGGTTGCAGGATGGTGCGCAACGCGTTGCAACCTTATGAATCATACCGCGGTGCAGCGCAAGCGAAAGGTGCGATTTTCCGCGACGGTGGCACGCGGGCACCGTGCTTGCTGGAAACAAGACCCCGAGGCGGTGGCGACGACCGGCGAAATGTGCCCCGAGCACGTCAGCCGGCGGTGCGTGGGCGTCCACGGCGATTGGGCTGGAGAGCAGAAGGTGAAGCCGTGGACGCCTCGCGCCGGTGTCGCGCGCGGATGAGGCGGAGCGCCCGGCCAAGGCGGCCGGGAGAATCGTCACCCAGAGTCAACGAGACGAAGGGAGAGCCGATGCGCCTCGCGAGCCCAACCCACGTGACCAGACTCCGCCGCGTTCTCGATTACCTGGCGCGAGCCAGCAGCGTCGACCACGCCTCCACGGAATTGGTGGAGCCGCACGTCCGATGCCTGGTCGCGGACCATCTCGGCGTCGGGCCGGAAGACCTCGCGCCCGAGGTGTCGCTCCGCGACGATCTCGCGGCCGACTCGCTCGATCTCGTCGAGCTCGCGCTCGTCCTGGAGGGCGAGTTCGGCATCACGGTACCCGAGGCGGTCCTCGAGGAGGTGCGCACCTACGGGGAGCTGGTGGGCGCCGTCGAGGCCCTCGTCCGTCGGCGCGAGGCGGATGGGGCGCATCCGAACGGCGACCTCACGCCGGTCCGCGTGCGGGTCGTTCCGGCGCCCGGTCGGATGACCGGCGACCTCGAGCGCACGGACTGGCTCACGCCCTACACCGCCGAGACCATCGCCGAGGACGCGCTGCGCAGCGGCCCCGGGGCACGGCTGGAGGTCAGCGTGCCGCCCGACCTGAGCGACGCCGAGCTGGCCGGCTTCCGCGACCAGCTCGCCTGGCTCGACGACCGCCGTATCCAGGTGCGCGTCTGGCGGGATCGTCAGCTGCGACGTCAACACGCCGCCTGA
- a CDS encoding CBS domain-containing protein encodes MKTVRQLLRGKGPGVLSVSPETPVFAALEVMAEKNVGALLVVEEEALVGIFSERDYARKVILKGKSSKETPVKDIMSSHVLYVRPEQTIEDCMALMTDKHVRHLPVLDQGKLIGVISIGDVVKALIDEQQFIIEQLQNYITGR; translated from the coding sequence ATGAAGACGGTCAGGCAGCTCTTGCGAGGGAAAGGCCCCGGGGTCCTGTCGGTTTCCCCCGAGACTCCCGTCTTCGCGGCCCTTGAAGTGATGGCCGAGAAGAACGTCGGGGCCTTGCTGGTCGTCGAAGAGGAAGCGCTGGTGGGGATCTTCTCCGAGCGGGATTACGCCCGGAAGGTCATCCTCAAGGGCAAATCCTCCAAGGAGACGCCCGTCAAGGACATCATGAGCTCCCACGTGCTCTACGTCCGTCCCGAGCAGACGATCGAGGACTGCATGGCGCTGATGACGGATAAGCACGTCCGGCACCTGCCGGTGCTGGACCAGGGCAAGCTCATCGGCGTGATCTCGATCGGCGACGTCGTCAAGGCCCTCATCGACGAGCAGCAGTTCATCATCGAGCAGCTCCAGAACTACATCACGGGTCGCTAG
- a CDS encoding Re/Si-specific NAD(P)(+) transhydrogenase subunit alpha, whose product MRVGVPREIVPGERRVALTPDAAAALVKAGLQVLVETRAGESAFHSDAAFDSAGARIVPDAGILYGQADVVVKVQKPALAEVDRLREGVVLVSFLQALTSPQLVQRLAARRITSFGMEGIPRISRAQKMDALSSQANIAGYKAVLIAAESLPRFFPMMMTAAGTVFAARVLVMGAGVAGLQAIATARRLGAQVWGYDVRAAVKEQVESLGAKFLELDLGIADAEDKGGYAKALSADAARRQQELLAEKTKDFDVVITTALVPGRPAPRLVTAETVARMRPGSVIVDLGAEAGGNCELTEPDKVIVTHGVTIHGPTNLPATLPVHASQLYARNVTELLRELVKDGALALDFDDEVIKGACVTHGGEIVNDAVKATVAARKSGGEEDGVTTELEVGLYIFMLAGFLGYHIITRVPPLLHTPLMSATNAIAAISLVGSLVVAGSDYSNVPHGWVCTLLGFVAVTCSSTNAFGGFLITDRMLRMFKTAEDRARGTRRPVELQAFGAVAAVVGGVAAVLYVTKPAGMAMGEYLHERVAPEALRYCYILSAAMFVLGLKGLSSPRWARSGMSLAAFGMFVAVVGTLFHPHIVTYRWIAVGFAIGAVVGGTMGLRIPMTAVPQRTALSHSLGALAACLVGVSEYFRYQGALNRVTLTALDFEVVVGGLTFTGSLIAAAKLQELLRGRPITYRGQNIISLTLLSIIVASGANLVVTAAATPFFYVMVAMAFVFGLLLVIPIGAADMPVVIALLNSYGGLADAAMGFVLMNKIQIITGSLDGTSGFLLALLMCRAMNRSAMNVLFGAFGKVSEEEAAAAAEAKGTVRSIVPEETAVLLETARNMIVVPGYGMAVAQAQHAVAELGNILKERGVDVKYAIHPVAGRMPGHMNVLLAEANVPYEMLHEMEAINPYFPEADIVLVVGANDVTNPAAKNNKSSPLYGMPILEVDRAKSIIVLKRSMRPGFAGVDNDLYYNEKCMMLFGDAKASLTKLISEMKSLL is encoded by the coding sequence ATGAGGGTCGGGGTCCCGAGAGAGATCGTCCCGGGCGAGCGCCGCGTCGCGCTCACGCCCGACGCGGCGGCCGCGCTGGTCAAGGCCGGGCTGCAGGTGCTCGTCGAGACCCGGGCCGGCGAGAGCGCGTTTCACTCCGACGCGGCCTTCGACTCCGCCGGCGCCCGGATCGTTCCCGACGCGGGCATCCTCTACGGGCAGGCCGACGTCGTGGTGAAGGTCCAGAAGCCGGCCCTCGCCGAGGTGGACCGGCTGCGCGAGGGCGTCGTGCTGGTGTCGTTCCTGCAGGCGCTCACGAGTCCGCAGCTCGTGCAGCGGCTCGCCGCTCGGCGGATCACCAGCTTCGGCATGGAGGGCATCCCGCGCATCAGCCGCGCGCAGAAGATGGACGCGCTGTCGTCGCAGGCCAACATCGCCGGCTACAAGGCGGTCCTCATCGCGGCCGAGTCGCTGCCGAGGTTCTTCCCGATGATGATGACGGCGGCGGGGACCGTCTTCGCCGCCCGGGTGCTGGTGATGGGCGCGGGCGTCGCGGGGCTGCAGGCCATCGCGACCGCACGCCGGCTCGGCGCGCAGGTCTGGGGGTACGACGTCCGGGCCGCGGTGAAGGAGCAGGTCGAAAGCCTCGGCGCGAAGTTCCTCGAGCTCGACCTCGGCATCGCCGACGCGGAGGACAAGGGCGGCTACGCGAAGGCGCTGTCCGCCGACGCGGCCCGCCGGCAGCAGGAGCTGCTCGCCGAGAAGACGAAGGACTTCGACGTCGTCATCACGACGGCGCTGGTGCCCGGCCGGCCCGCGCCGCGCCTCGTCACCGCGGAGACCGTCGCGCGCATGCGGCCCGGCTCGGTGATCGTGGACCTCGGCGCCGAAGCGGGCGGCAACTGCGAGCTGACCGAGCCCGACAAGGTGATCGTCACGCACGGCGTGACCATCCACGGCCCGACCAACCTGCCCGCCACGCTGCCCGTGCACGCGAGCCAGCTCTACGCCCGCAACGTGACCGAGCTGCTCCGCGAGCTCGTCAAGGACGGCGCGCTGGCGCTCGACTTCGACGACGAGGTCATCAAGGGCGCCTGCGTCACGCACGGCGGGGAGATCGTGAACGACGCGGTGAAGGCGACGGTGGCGGCGAGGAAGAGTGGCGGCGAGGAAGACGGCGTGACCACCGAGCTGGAAGTCGGCCTCTACATCTTCATGCTGGCCGGGTTCCTCGGCTACCACATCATCACCCGCGTCCCGCCGCTGCTGCACACGCCGCTCATGTCGGCCACCAACGCCATCGCGGCGATCTCGCTGGTCGGGTCGCTGGTGGTGGCGGGCAGCGACTACAGCAACGTCCCCCACGGCTGGGTGTGCACGCTGCTCGGCTTCGTCGCGGTCACCTGCTCGTCCACCAACGCCTTCGGCGGGTTCCTGATCACGGACCGCATGCTGCGGATGTTCAAGACGGCGGAGGACCGGGCGCGTGGAACCCGGCGTCCCGTCGAGCTGCAGGCGTTCGGGGCGGTGGCGGCCGTCGTGGGGGGCGTCGCGGCGGTCCTCTACGTGACGAAGCCGGCCGGGATGGCGATGGGGGAGTACCTCCACGAGCGTGTCGCCCCGGAGGCGCTCCGCTACTGCTACATCCTCTCCGCCGCGATGTTCGTGCTGGGGCTGAAGGGCCTCAGCTCGCCCAGGTGGGCGCGCTCGGGAATGTCGCTCGCGGCCTTCGGGATGTTCGTGGCCGTCGTCGGCACGCTCTTCCACCCGCACATCGTGACCTATCGGTGGATCGCGGTCGGCTTCGCGATCGGCGCGGTGGTGGGCGGCACGATGGGCCTGCGCATCCCGATGACCGCCGTCCCCCAGCGCACCGCCCTGTCGCACTCGCTGGGCGCGCTGGCGGCGTGCCTGGTCGGGGTCTCCGAGTACTTCCGCTACCAGGGCGCCCTCAACCGGGTGACGCTGACCGCGCTCGACTTCGAGGTCGTCGTCGGCGGGCTCACGTTCACCGGCAGCCTCATCGCGGCGGCCAAGCTCCAGGAGCTGCTGCGTGGACGGCCGATCACGTACCGGGGCCAGAACATCATCAGCCTGACCCTTCTCTCCATCATCGTGGCGTCCGGGGCGAACCTGGTCGTCACAGCCGCGGCCACCCCGTTCTTCTACGTGATGGTGGCGATGGCGTTCGTCTTCGGCCTGCTGCTCGTCATCCCGATCGGGGCGGCCGACATGCCGGTGGTCATCGCGTTGCTCAACTCCTACGGCGGCCTCGCCGATGCGGCGATGGGCTTCGTCCTGATGAACAAGATCCAGATCATCACGGGGTCGCTCGACGGCACCTCCGGGTTCCTGCTCGCGCTGCTCATGTGCCGGGCGATGAACCGCTCGGCGATGAACGTGCTCTTCGGCGCCTTCGGCAAGGTGTCGGAGGAGGAGGCGGCCGCGGCCGCCGAGGCCAAAGGCACCGTGCGCAGCATCGTGCCCGAGGAGACGGCGGTCCTCCTCGAGACGGCGCGCAACATGATCGTCGTGCCCGGCTACGGCATGGCCGTGGCGCAGGCGCAGCACGCGGTCGCCGAGCTGGGGAACATCCTGAAGGAGCGCGGCGTCGACGTGAAGTACGCCATCCATCCCGTGGCCGGGCGCATGCCGGGCCACATGAACGTGCTCCTGGCCGAGGCCAACGTCCCCTACGAGATGCTTCACGAGATGGAAGCGATCAACCCCTACTTCCCGGAGGCCGACATCGTGCTCGTGGTGGGCGCCAACGACGTCACCAACCCCGCGGCCAAGAACAACAAGTCGAGCCCCCTCTACGGGATGCCCATCCTGGAGGTCGACCGCGCCAAGTCCATCATCGTGCTCAAGCGCAGCATGCGCCCGGGCTTCGCAGGCGTCGACAATGATCTATACTACAACGAGAAGTGCATGATGCTCTTCGGCGACGCCAAGGCCAGCCTCACCAAGCTCATCAGCGAGATGAAGTCGCTGCTCTGA
- a CDS encoding alpha/beta hydrolase, which yields MRSRTLDVDGPIHLADFGGTGPTMVLVHGLGGSHANWLAVGAGLAAHARVLAPDLPGFGRTPLAGRSARVRPNVELLDRLLDAVDGGPAVLVGNSMGGLIAMMEAAARPEKVAGLVLVGPAQPRPRGALLDPAVALTFAAYAFPGVGERFLRWRAAWLGPERLVRQTLALCCADPTSVPPDVVAAHVALARERQRMPWAQPAFLEAARSILAVLARRREVQATIRRITAPTLLVQGSEDRLVPLAASRALAKLRPDWRLAVFERVGHVPQLEAPERFVATVAGWLEDAVRPTGQAAC from the coding sequence ATGCGCTCCCGCACGCTCGACGTCGACGGCCCCATCCACCTCGCCGACTTCGGCGGCACGGGTCCGACCATGGTCCTGGTCCACGGGCTCGGCGGCTCGCACGCCAACTGGCTGGCGGTCGGCGCCGGGCTCGCCGCTCACGCCCGCGTGCTCGCGCCGGACCTGCCCGGCTTCGGCCGGACGCCGCTGGCCGGCCGCTCGGCGCGTGTCCGGCCGAACGTCGAGCTCCTCGATCGACTGCTCGACGCGGTTGACGGCGGCCCGGCCGTCCTGGTCGGGAACTCGATGGGCGGGCTCATCGCGATGATGGAAGCGGCGGCGCGGCCGGAGAAGGTCGCCGGCCTCGTGCTCGTCGGGCCGGCGCAGCCGCGGCCCCGGGGTGCGCTCCTCGATCCTGCGGTCGCGCTCACCTTCGCGGCCTATGCGTTCCCGGGTGTCGGCGAGCGGTTCCTCCGCTGGCGGGCGGCCTGGCTGGGGCCCGAGCGGCTCGTGCGGCAGACGCTCGCGCTCTGCTGCGCCGACCCGACGTCCGTACCGCCCGACGTCGTCGCTGCCCACGTCGCACTCGCGCGCGAGCGCCAGCGCATGCCATGGGCGCAGCCGGCTTTCCTCGAGGCGGCCCGCTCCATCCTCGCCGTGCTCGCCCGGCGGCGCGAGGTGCAGGCGACGATTCGCCGGATCACGGCGCCGACGCTGCTCGTCCAGGGCAGCGAGGACCGTCTCGTCCCGCTCGCGGCCTCCCGCGCACTGGCAAAGCTCCGGCCCGACTGGCGGCTCGCGGTCTTCGAGCGCGTCGGCCACGTGCCGCAGCTCGAGGCGCCGGAGCGGTTCGTGGCGACGGTCGCCGGGTGGCTGGAGGACGCGGTCCGCCCGACCGGTCAGGCGGCGTGTTGA